The Streptomyces hundungensis genome contains the following window.
GCCGATCCCGAGCCGCGCCCCCGCCTCATCGACCGCTGTCTGGTGGCGGCGTACGACGGCGGCCTGGAGCCGCTGCTCGTCCTGACCAAGTCGGACCTGGCGTCGGCCGACCAACTCCTGGAGCTGTACGGCGCGTTGGGCGTCCCGTACGTCGTCACCTCGCGCGAGGAGCTGTACGAGGGCGACGCGGCAGACCGGGTGCGGGAGCAGCTGCACGGCCGGGTCACCGCGTTCGTGGGCCACTCCGGCGTCGGCAAGACGACCCTGGTCAACGCGCTGGTCCCGGAGGCCAGACGGCGCATCACCGGGCATGTCAACGCGGTCACCGGGCGCGGCCGTCACACGACCACCTCCGCGCTCGCGCTGCCTCTGGACAGCGCGGACGGCGGCTGGGTCGTCGACACCCCGGGCGTACGGTCCTTCGGGCTGCACCACGTCGACCCTTCACGGGTGATCCTGGCCTTCCCCGATCTCGTACCGGGCACCGAGAACTGTCCGCGCGCGTGCAGCCACGACGAGGCCGAGTGCGCGCTCGACCAGTGGGTGGCGGACGGCCACGCCGACCCGGCCCGGCTCTATTCGCTGCGCCGACTCCTCGCGACCAGGGAGCGACGCGAGGGCGACTGACCCGTTTCCCGGGGCGTGCGCGGACCCCGCGTTGCATAATCGCACCAAGTGTTGACCATGCAGTCAGTGACGACGAGGCGTTGTGGGAGGCCCTGGACATGGCGTGGCTGCTGGTCGTGGTGGCGGGAATCCTGGAGACGGGCTTCGCCGTCTGTCTGAAGCTGTCGCACGGTTTCACCCGGCTGTGGCCGACGATCGCCTTCGCCACGTTCGCCCTCGGCTCGTTCGGCCTGCTGACGCTGTCCCTGCGGAAGCTGGACGTGGGCCCGGCGTACGCGGTGTGGACGGGCATCGGGGCCGCCGGTACCGCCATCTACGGCATGGTCTTCCTCGGCGACGTGGTCTCCACGCTCAAGCTGGTGTCGATCTCCCTGGTCATCGTCGGCGTGATCGGCCTCCAGATCTCGGGTTCGGCCCACTGACCCGCGCCCCGGCGCCAGTTGACGGTGCGTCAGGCGCGGGGCGGCTGTTCCGGGGCCCGCATCGGGAGCCGGGTGAGCACCGCGCGCAGATACCCGGCCTGGCCCTCGCCCCGGCCCGGGGGCGCGACGAGACAGGACAGGCCGAGCCGCACCGCCGTCTCGCAGTACCGGCCGAGGTGCACCGGATCGGCGCCGGGCACCTGCGCCTGTAGGGCCGCGAGCGCCCGGTCCCTGACGGTGGCCACGAGTTCGGCGGGGCCCGGCACCCCGGCGTCGGCCCGGCGCTGGGCGGGCACCGTCGGGGCCCGGGGGGCGCGCGGAGGGGACGGCGCCGGAAGGCGTTCGCTCCAGCAGCCGGTGAGCAGCGCGCGCACCAGGACACTGGAGCGGGCCGAGCCGAGCGTCCACTCCGCGACGTGGACCATGCGGTCGGCGGGCCCGGCGTGCTCGGCGAGCGCTTGGTCGACGCCCCGCAGATAAACATCGGCCTCCCGGCGTACGAGAGCCCGGGCGAGGCCGTCCTTGCTGCCGAACTCGTTGTAGAGGGTCTGTCGCGAGACCCCCGCCGCGGCCGCCACGTCCACCATCCGCACGCCCGACCAGGGCAGTTCCGCGAGCGCCGAGAGAGCCGCGTCCAGTAGGGATTCCCGCGCCATGGGCATGGCCGCCTCCAGAGCCCCCGAGGCCTGGCGAGCGGCTCCTGGTTCAGGGTTGACGCGGCCGCGGGGAGTGTCAAGGGGCGCCGGGGGCGGGCGCGGGGGCGTCCCGGAGTGCGGGCGCCGTGGCTCGTGCGGCGGGCGATCGCTACGGTGGTGACCATGCCCGACTATCACGATGATCTGCGTCTCGCCCACGTCCTCGCGGACGCCGCGGACGCGGCCACCATGGACCGGTTCAAGGCCCTCGACCTGAAGGTCGAGACCAAGCCGGACATGACGCCGGTGAGCGAGGCCGACAAGGCGGCCGAGGAGGTCATCCGGGGGCATCTGCATCGGGCACGGCCGCGCGACGCGATCCTCGGCGAGGAGTACGGCCTGGAGGGCACGGGCCCCCGGCGCTGGGTGGTCGACCCGATCGACGGCACCAAGAACTACGTCCGGGGCGTGCCGGTGTGGGCGACGCTGATCTCGCTCATGGAGGCGGGCGAGAACGGGTTCCAGCCGGTGGTGGGCGTGGTCTCGGCGCCGGCTCTCAACCGGCGCTGGTGGGCGGCGAAGGGGCATGGCGCGTTCACCGGCCGCAGCCTCACCTCGGCGACCCGCCTGCACGTCTCCAGCGTCTCGGAGCTGGCCGACGCCTCGTTCTCGTACTCCTCGCTGAGCGGCTGGGAGGAGCGGGGCAAGCTCGACGACTTCCTGGATCTGACGCGGGAGTGCTGGCGGACCCGCGCCTACGGCGACTTCTGGCCGTACATGATGGTCGCCGAGGGCTCGGTGGACTTCTGCGCGGAGCCGGAGCTGTCCATGTGGGACATGGCGGCGAACGTGATCGTGGTGCAGGAGGCCGGGGGCGTCTTCACCGGACTCGACGGCAGGACGGGCCCGCACAGCGGCAACGCGGCGGCCTCCAACGGCCTGCTCCACGAGGAGCTGCTCGGCTACCTCGGAGACACTCCGCAGCCCTAGCCACTGCGCACCCCTGGACACTCCGCAGCCCCGGCCACTCCGCACCCTGGACACTCGCAGCCCCAGCCACTCCGCACCCTCGACACTCGCAGCCCCAGCCACTCCGCACCCCCTGGCGGCGGCTCGGCGCGTGGGGCCCTTGGTCGGCGAGGCCGCCCGGGGCCGTCACGGCCGGGCCGCGCACATGTCATCACTGGGGCGCCCGAGGGGCGTGTGCCAAGGTTTTGCGCGCCCCTCAACCGGCCTCTACCCACCCCTTGTTGACGGGCGGTCGGGATGCGACTCTAGGAGTCCCCCCACTTGTGAACTTGTGAATCCCTTCCGGAGCGGGCTTTTTACGCCCTGCCGGAAGCGGAACCACCAGGAGGTGGCCCTCTTCATGCTCGTCCGTGACGCCATGAGCACGATGGTCCTCACCATCGGACCCGACCACACCCTCCGCCAGGCGGCCCGGCTGATGTCCGCACGACGGATCGGCGCGGCCGTGGTCCTCGACCCCGACACCAGCGGCCTCGGCATCCTCACCGAGCGCGACATCCTCAACGCCGTCGGCCGGGGCCTCGACCCCGACCGCGAGACGGCGAGCAAACACACCACCACCGACGTCGTGTTCGCGGCGCCGTCCTGGACCCTGGTCGAGGCCGCCGAGGCCATGACGCACGGCGGGTTCCGGCATCTGATCGTCCTCGACGACCACGGTCCGGTCGGTATCGTCTCGGTCCGCGACATCATCCGCTGCTGGTCCCCGGCGCGCGCCGAGGCCGCCCTGAC
Protein-coding sequences here:
- the rsgA gene encoding ribosome small subunit-dependent GTPase A, whose translation is MRRYGKNPDEDDIRVRPNPKGNRPRTTIRPKHEDAAEGMVLTVDRGRLTCLVGDRTIHAMKARELGRKAAVVGDRVDIVGDLSGKKDTLARIVRIGKRSSVLRRTADDDDPYERVVVANADQLAIVTALADPEPRPRLIDRCLVAAYDGGLEPLLVLTKSDLASADQLLELYGALGVPYVVTSREELYEGDAADRVREQLHGRVTAFVGHSGVGKTTLVNALVPEARRRITGHVNAVTGRGRHTTTSALALPLDSADGGWVVDTPGVRSFGLHHVDPSRVILAFPDLVPGTENCPRACSHDEAECALDQWVADGHADPARLYSLRRLLATRERREGD
- a CDS encoding DMT family transporter; translated protein: MAWLLVVVAGILETGFAVCLKLSHGFTRLWPTIAFATFALGSFGLLTLSLRKLDVGPAYAVWTGIGAAGTAIYGMVFLGDVVSTLKLVSISLVIVGVIGLQISGSAH
- a CDS encoding TetR/AcrR family transcriptional regulator, with translation MPMARESLLDAALSALAELPWSGVRMVDVAAAAGVSRQTLYNEFGSKDGLARALVRREADVYLRGVDQALAEHAGPADRMVHVAEWTLGSARSSVLVRALLTGCWSERLPAPSPPRAPRAPTVPAQRRADAGVPGPAELVATVRDRALAALQAQVPGADPVHLGRYCETAVRLGLSCLVAPPGRGEGQAGYLRAVLTRLPMRAPEQPPRA
- the hisN gene encoding histidinol-phosphatase, producing the protein MPDYHDDLRLAHVLADAADAATMDRFKALDLKVETKPDMTPVSEADKAAEEVIRGHLHRARPRDAILGEEYGLEGTGPRRWVVDPIDGTKNYVRGVPVWATLISLMEAGENGFQPVVGVVSAPALNRRWWAAKGHGAFTGRSLTSATRLHVSSVSELADASFSYSSLSGWEERGKLDDFLDLTRECWRTRAYGDFWPYMMVAEGSVDFCAEPELSMWDMAANVIVVQEAGGVFTGLDGRTGPHSGNAAASNGLLHEELLGYLGDTPQP
- a CDS encoding CBS domain-containing protein: MLVRDAMSTMVLTIGPDHTLRQAARLMSARRIGAAVVLDPDTSGLGILTERDILNAVGRGLDPDRETASKHTTTDVVFAAPSWTLVEAAEAMTHGGFRHLIVLDDHGPVGIVSVRDIIRCWSPARAEAALTG